DNA sequence from the Methylacidiphilum kamchatkense Kam1 genome:
TGCCAGTGGATCGTATGTGGCAGAGTAGTAAGGTTTGTGACTTTGATAGTTAAGTCATCCCCATATTTAACATGGATAAGGGGCCGGGAACCTGGCCATTGAATGCAAAAGTGTGGAATTTTTGATCTTTGACTAGAGTAATAATTGTATCTTCTATAGTGAGCTCAAAAGTACGGGATTCACTATGGAGAGTCTCTCGAAGTCCTTTAAAGTACAATAGGAGAGCAAAAAGAAAGAGAAGTAGTTTTTGAAATGTAAAAATGGTGCTCTTAATCCATTGAGTCCTCTGGAAATGCATGGGTACATAGAAATCATTTTAAAGAGGAAAAACAAATAGGCACAATTTAGGATGAAAGTTACTTTTTAGTGCTAATAGTTGATGCGCAAAGAAATATTTTTTTAATCTATTTTAGAAAATTAGATAAAACAGAAAATCTTATTGGGCGACCACCCTTCCTAGTTGATTTGGCTCTTCTCTAGGGTTATGAATTAATGAAATCTCTCAGAGGAAGCACGCTAGGTTCAATAATGATAATGATAATAAATTTTTGACCACGATATTCTTCCAAGATTTAATCCTTCTATCTTTCCTTCTCCGAGGTTTTCTTGATTTTTCAATGCAGGGGGTGGAGAGAAGGGGGCCAATGAAATTGCTTTTTCTTGTTTTTTTTGGGGCTGTTTGGTCTTTTCAAAGGATTGCATTAGTCCTTTTCCAAGAGAGGTTTCTTCTTCCAATTGGATCAAAAAAAAGGGCGGTTTAGGAGAAGTTGGCAAGGCGGTATCCCATCTCCAATTTCTATTCGAATAAAAAACTAAGCTTGGTTCTGTATATCCCAAGGCACAGTTCATAGAGGTAGCGGGCATATTTTTAAACATAGCAGAGAGTCTGAGGGTGAGGGAAAGAAGCCGTAAGTCTTTGGATAAAAAAGAGAGGGAAGAAGCAAGCAAAGCATACAGAAGGGCCATAATGAAGGCAGAAGGAATAGAGAGGGAACGATTTTTTAGGTACGAAAGCAGTGTGAAACCAAAAAGGGATAAAGAAAGAAGGACCAAAGCTCCAAGTATTGGAATATCCTTCATTGAACTGTCTTGAGGCCATCCTTGATAAAGGCAAAAAAATATAAGGCTTAAAGCAAGGATTGCAAATAATCCAAGAAAAAAGAGAGCAAAAAGAAAAGAAAATCTGGTTTGTTTGGCTTCACTAATTCCTTGAGCTATTAACAAAAAATAAGCGGGAAAGCCTGGCATGATATAATGGGGAAGTTCCGTGGCATAGAAAGAAAAAATGAGAATAGGAGCTAGAAACCAGGAAAGCAAAAAACTATTCTCCATTGACCAGTTTTTCTTTAAGGTTTCCAAGAAAAATCCGAAAAATGCGGAGTTTGGATAGAGGCTTACTAAAGAAGATACAAAATAATAGAAAGGAATGAATGGGCGATTATCAAAAGCTTCTATGCCTCTATGAATGATGTGTTCTCCAATGCCTATTTTGAAAAAAAGCCCTTTTGTTTCGATCAATGCTGGGATAGCCCAGCAACTGACTATTGCAAGGCACAACAGCGAACCTGGAACTGGAGCAATATTGGCAATAGG
Encoded proteins:
- a CDS encoding ArnT family glycosyltransferase, translated to MLQKRDFIVPFFNGEFRLDKPPLIYWLMAFFYQLFGVNEFSARLPSILSASILATVLYGISNRYCSSIRWVAPIGFIVSVQTLIHGRLATADMVLVLFETLSQWAFLNLLKKKSHLWFFIFWISLALGFLAKGPIIWFIAFITYLLHRFVFWRKPLPIANIAPVPGSLLCLAIVSCWAIPALIETKGLFFKIGIGEHIIHRGIEAFDNRPFIPFYYFVSSLVSLYPNSAFFGFFLETLKKNWSMENSFLLSWFLAPILIFSFYATELPHYIMPGFPAYFLLIAQGISEAKQTRFSFLFALFFLGLFAILALSLIFFCLYQGWPQDSSMKDIPILGALVLLSLSLFGFTLLSYLKNRSLSIPSAFIMALLYALLASSLSFLSKDLRLLSLTLRLSAMFKNMPATSMNCALGYTEPSLVFYSNRNWRWDTALPTSPKPPFFLIQLEEETSLGKGLMQSFEKTKQPQKKQEKAISLAPFSPPPALKNQENLGEGKIEGLNLGRISWSKIYYHYHY